The Novosphingobium humi DNA window TGAGCGCCGCGCGCGAAACGCTGCTCGACGCTTTCGTTCAACACATAGCCATCGGTAATCGGGCCAATTTTGGGAGCATCAGGCGTACGTGGGACCACAATGCGGTCGGCAGGCATGGCGCGCAGATCAGCAAGGCTTTTCGCACGCAGCACAGTTTGAAGTTTCAGCCCTTCCTGTTCGGCATCGGCCAGCGGCAAGGAGACGCTGGGGCCACCGGCGGCGGCACCGCTCATTCCCACCACACGGTGGAAAAGGCCCTGGGTCAGCGGACTGGCCTGCAGCGTCTGCACCGACATGGATCCGGCTGACTGGCCGACGATCGTTACATTGTCCGGGTCGCCACCAAAGCGCGCGATGTTGCGTTTTACCCATTTGAGCGCCGCGATCTGGTCGAGAAACGCATAGTTGCCTGAGGTTTTATGCGGCGATTCGGCCGACAGTTCGGGCAAGGCCATGAAGCCCAACGCGCCGAGGCGATAGTTGAAGTTGACAAACACCGCGCCTTCGCGGGCGACGCCTTCGCCGCCATACAGCGGCATGCTGGAGGAGCCGATATAGAAGGCCCCGCCGTGGATATAGACAATCACCGGGGCCTTCTTCAGGCCCGGGCGCGCCCACACGTTCAGGTAAAGGCAGTCCTCGCTGGTGATTTCCGCCCCCGAATATTGGTTGACCATCACGTTGCGCTGGGGCTGCGTGCATTGTGGACCAAAACGATCAGCGTGATAAGTGCCGCGCCATGATGCGACAGGCTGGGGATCTTTCCAGCGCAGATCACGCACGGGCGGAGCCGCATAGGGGATGCCAAGCCAAGCCTGCAACCCCGAGGCCAATCTCACCCCTTCCACCCGGCCACTGTCAAGCGTGACGACTGGCGCCGCGGATGTGGCGCCATGGGTGGATGCATGGACCGGCAGTGTCGAGGCAAGCAATGACAATGCAGCAACAGACGTGAACTTCATGGCACTGACACCCAATGGTTGATGATCGCGCGGGAAAGTGCCGGCCCCACCTTGGCGGCGGGCCGGCAGAGGCCGGGCGATGCGGATCGCCCGGCGCAATGGGCAGATCAGAACCTGAAGCGTGCGCCTCCCTTGAATGTGCGCCCCATCAGGTCGTAATAGGCGCTGCCATTGGCGGGCAGCGGCGGATCACGATCAAACAGGTTATTGATATTGAAGAAGACCGTATACTGCTTGTCCGCGCCGAAACTGTAACGCATGCCGATATCGACATAGGCGACCGCAGGAATGTTATTATTCGATATACTCGTTGTAAGGGTGGGGTCGTATCCGGCCTGATCCGGTCCAAACAGCCCGTTATTCTGGCGCGAGGGAGAAACGTAGCGAATATTGGCATTCGCCCCGAAACGCCCGACTTCATAATCCAATGACGTGTTGATCAGCCACTTGGGCAAACCGGCCGGGCCGCCGAAAGATGCGCCGGTTTGACCGGCACGATCAATGCCGTTCGGAAAGAGCGTTGAAATATCCGTCGACGACCAGAACGACATGACATGCGTGGCCATCATGTTCGCAGTCAGATTGCCGTGCAGGCCGATCTCCTCCAGAGACTGGCGATAGGTGGCCTGAATATCCAGACCGCGCGTTTTGAACGAGGCCACGTTGGCGGTGACGCCCCGCACGCCGGTCATCTGCCCGGCAACGGGATCGTTGTTGGCAAAGCTGATCAGCGAACACCACGAATTGCCGGTGTAAGTCCCGCCGATGAAGCAGTTGTTGACCACGCCCTGCGTGCTGGTCGAGGTGATCGCGCCCTCAATGCGGATGTCATAATAGTCGACCGAAAGCCGCAGATTGCGCAGGAACGAAGGCTGCCAGGAGACGCCTGCGGTCTGCGTGATCGAGATTTCCGGTTTCAGGCCGGTATTGCCGCCGACAATGAACCCGGCCGTGTTGGTCGGCGCGGCCACGCCTCTGCGCGGATCGGTGGGCAACGGAAGCGACTGGGTCTGCGGGGTGTAAAGCTCGATCAGATTGGGCGCGCGAATATCGCGTGAGCGCGTGGATCGGAACAGCAACCCGTCCACAGGCTCCCATGTAAGACCTGCCTTCCAGGTCGTGACGCGCCCGGAGGTGCTGTAATCGGTGACGCGCGCGGCACCGTTGAAATCAAGCTTTTTGGCAAAGGAGGCATCGCGCAGCAAAGGCACGATGGTTTCGACATAGGCTTCCTTTACCGTCTGGCTGACCGTGGGCAAGGCAGCGCCCGTGCCGGTGAGCCAGCCCGAGCTTTGCGAAAGGGCGTCCGTATTCAGGCGCACCGACTCTCTGCGGTATTCCGCGCCCACGCCGATGGAAACCGGCCCGGCCCATGTCGAGAAAGGCTCGCCCTGAATATTCGCCGACAGATCATGCAGCCCGGTTTTGCCTGAGCCGGTGGACGTGCCCAGAATATAGCTGGCCGCCGCTGCTGAAACATTGGCCTTGCCCAGAATGTTGATCGGAACGCAGCCTGCCGCCACCGCTGCGGCATTACGGCAGACAATCTGGCCGCCTACCGAAACGGCATCCAGTGCATTGCGGAAATTCGCGGTTTTAAAGGTGTTGCTGATCGCGACATGGGAGGTGTTCTGGCCAAAGAGATAGGAAGCATCCCATTTCCATTTGTCGCCGAATTGCCCCTTCAGGCCCGTCTGCACCCTGATCAGTTCGTTCTGAATGCTGCGCACGCTCGGACCGAAATCCTGACCCGAATAACCGATGCTCAGTCCGCCCGCCGGGACAAGCGCCAGTTGGGCAGGGGTGAGCGCCTGCGCCAGATAGGCATTGTCCTTGGCAATGTTCAAAGCCGGCCCCGCACCGGCCCCGTCGCGGCGGATGATGATGATGCCGGTTGTTTTCACATTGGAATAAAGAGGCTCAACATAGGCGGTGATATTGTCATTCACATCGAATGTCAGCTTGCCCATGACATTGTAGCGGATCTGGGCCGGTCGCAATTGCTGCGTGTTGAGATTGTTGATCCCGGCCGCCGCGTTCGCGGCCAGCGCCGCGGGCGTGAAAAAGTCCAGCGACGATGTCATGTTGCTCAGGCCAGGGCTGAAGGTCGTCGTGGTGACTCCGCCGCTGGCCGTGGGGACAAACGCCAGTCCCTTGAGCGCACCAGCCGTCAGGATCAGGCCACCGCTCGTCGCCGTGCCGAAATAGCCGCCATTGGGCCCAACGATCGTGTTGGCCGTGCCTGCCGGTCGATTGGTGATGGTTTGGCTGCCCCAGGCCTCGCGGCCCCAGGCTCTGGCGGTGTTGTAGTAAGCCGTTCCGCCATCGTCATTGTATTCACCGCCAATGACCAAGTGGCCACGGCCTCCGGCGAACTTTGTGCCATAGGCCAGTGTCGCAAACTTGTCCTTGGCATCGTTGTAGCGGGTCTGGCTATATTGGGCCGAGCCTTTGAGACCAACAAAGCGATCATCGATCTGAAAGTTGATGACGCCCGCGACCGCATCCGAGCCATAGGCCGCCGAAGCGCCGCCGGTCACCACGTCGGAAGTCTTGATCAGCACGGTCGGGATCACATTGAGGTCGGTCGTGCCGGCGGAAGTCGTCACGCCGGGAATGATCGTCTGCGGCATACGCGCGCGGTCAAGCAGCACCAGTGTGCGGACCGAACCCAACCCCCTCAAGTCGGCCAGGAAAGCGCCGGTATTGCCAATGCCGCCCGCATTTGGCGAGACTGCGGCGCGAAACGCGGGCACAGTATTCAGCGCATCGCCGATGTTGACCATCGCGCGCTGCTGGACGAACTCCTGTCCGACCACGGTGGTCGGCGTGGGCGCGGTATAACCGTCACGCGCGATGCGTGTTGCCGTCACCACAATATCCGCAGCTTCGGTCTTGGCCGCCGGGGTCGGTTCGGGCGAAGTCGTTTGAGCCTGAGCATGCATGGGCAGCAGCAGGGCCGCACCAATCAGAAAGGGCGCGCGGCGCTTGAACGATCCGGTCCGATTGAGGGTGTAGGCCGCGCCATATGACGCGTTCTTTGTATGCATTTCCAGGTCCTCCCACCAACAATTTTCGGGGTTTGATTCCACCCATTGGTTAGGCCGATTGATCTATTCTATTTGACCTATGTATGATAATGATTATTGAAAATGGTTATCCATCGCTTTTGCCGATGGTTCGGTGGTGGCGGATTGCCCTGTCCGGCCTATCAGGAAATACGCATTATAGCTTTGTTTTGTAATATATTTTCTTTTTCGTGCAATTCCGCCTTCCTTTGCACCGGCAGGGTTGTCAGTTGATGCTTCAAAATTTGTCAGTCCAATTTTCTCGCAAAGCCAAACGATGCCAAGCCGATTTGGAGGTCCATGGCGCGCACTCAGGTCTCTTGACCGGATCGCGTGAATCGAGATGGTGACCTAGCCGGGCCGGCGGAAAGAACCAGGGAAGAACGAAAATGCGGCTTGACCAGTTTGACCTCAACCTGCTGATCGCCTTTGACGTATTGCTCAAGGAGCGCAACGTCACCCAGGCTGCGGCGCACCTGCACATAACGCAATCGTCGATGAGCGCGGCTCTCAAGCGGCTGCGCGTATCGCTGAATGACGAGATTTTGGTGCAGCATGGGAAGAAGATGATTCCCACGCCCCGCGCGCTGGCCTTGGCGCCCGAAATTGCCGCGACCATCCAAAATCTCCGCAATCTGATCGCATCGGCCACCATTTTTGACCCGGCGCATTCGACACGGCGCTTTCGCATCGCGGCCTCGGACTATATCACCACGGTGCTCATCACACCCTTGCTCGCGGTGCTGCAGAAAGTGGCGCCACGGATCGAGCTTGAAGTGCGGCTTCCGGACAACAACTCACGAAAAGCCATGGATGACGGAGAGCTTGATCTTCTCCTCACGCCGCAGCAATTCCTGAGCCCCGATCACCCGAGTGACTTCCTGTTCAGGGAGCGTCACGTCATTATCGGATGTGCCAGCAATCCGGTGTTTCAAAGCGAACTGACGGTTGAGGCCTTTGAAAAATGCGGCCATGTGGCCGTGCATATTCAGGGGAATCCGGTCTTTATCGATGCGGCGCTCAATGCCGTGGGCGATCATCGGCGCATCGAAGTGATCGCCCCGTCCTTCCTTCAGGTTCCATGGCTGCTGCGCAACACAAGCCGACTGGCGCTGATCCATGAGAGGTTGGCGAATTTATTGGCCGAGCCTTTCTCTCTTGCGGTTGCCAATTGCCCAATCAATCTTCCGGTCATGAATGAAATGATGCAATATCACTGCGCAAGAACAAATGATCAGGGTCTGCTTTGGCTGAGGGAGTGTTTGAAGGATATAGCCGGGCGAAGCGATCCTCGGTGATGAAATGGATAGAGAAAGGCGCATGATCCTCTATGATGATCATGCGCCTTTTCGTTTGGGTTGCGGCTAAATGGTCAAGCGGGCATGGATGGGGCCATCATTACGCAGACCTCAGCGTAATTTCATGGTCAATGGCTCCGGCTTCATTCCAAAACTGAACAGTCAATTCGGCGGGTTTTCCGTTGCTGGGCGGAACGACATTCATCTTCAAAAAGCCGCCGTCAGGCCCGGCCTGCAAATAGGGCTGCTTGATGAGCGCATTGGGGTCGGTGCCGCGGGGATTGCCCGGTGCGACGCCCGGACGGGAATTCTGCCGGTGAATGGTTCCACAGGAGAATTCCTGCGCCCCGGTGGGATGAATGGAATGATATTTCCAGTGCCGATCGCCATTCACGATATAGGTGTTGGTCAGTAGGGCTTTGGCTTTGAGAAATTCGAGGAAATGCTCGCCTTCGTTATGAAATCCACCCAATGATACATGGTTGTCGCGCTTGCGGGCATCATCGGGACCAATCACCGGGGTCGGGCTGATAATGACCCGGAAATCCGCATCGCTGGCCAACAGGGTCTTTTCCAGCCAGGCTCTTTGCTCCACGCCCCATATCGTCTTGTCGGGGCCATCGGGCATGGAATTGGGCGAGCGGTAATCGCGTCCCTCAAGCATCCATATCTGGAGATGCTTGTTGGCCCGCACGGTCCGGTAGGTCGGCCCATGCGCGACCACGGGCACCTGTTCGAGGAATGCCCGCTTGCCATCGGAAACGGCGGGAAGCTCTGTGCCCGTGTTGTCGGCATCGTCGAACCGAAAGTCGTGATCGTCCTTCATGAAGAAGGTGGCAATGTCCCCGAATGCCTCCTTGACCGAAGGCACCGCGAGCTGACGATTCCACATCAACCTCATTTCGGGCAATGTTTTGGCCCAATACTTTTGATCTCCCATGGGGTGGTCGTAATAGACGGTATCCCCGGTGGCGATCATGAAGTCGGGTCGCGCATGGCGCATATGGTCCATGGCGGGATAGCCTCTGCGCCGCACTTCTTCGCTCGCCAGCGGCCCACCTTGGGCGTAAGGTGAGGCCGCCCTGCCGCCAAGCCCATAGAAATGCTGATAACTCAGGCAACTGAACACCGCCACAGAAATGGGCCCGGACGATGCTTCTTCGGGCAGGGTTCTGAATTGGCCGATGGTTTCCGGCTTGTGAATCTTGCCCGTGGGGTCACGGAATTCGACGCGGTAGAAAAAGTTCTTCGCTGGTGCGAGGCCTATGACCTCGGCTTTCACGACAAAGTCATTGTCGGCGATGGCTGCGGTCCATGGTGTTTTCATGGCTTGGGCAAACTGCGCATTGTCTGCGACAAGGAAGCGGATGCTGCCTTCGCGACCCGGACTGCGGCTGGCAAAGTCTCCGGGAATGGCAAGGGCGCTTGATATTCTGGCCTGAAGAAGAGCGGAATTCTTGCCCGGCTCGCCGGCGAGAAGGGTGGCATGCGCGGCCTCATTGACCGCGGCATCGAGCCGCGCCGCCAAGCCAAAGGCGGCCATGCCGCCAAACGCCACCGCCGTCGTGCCGAGCAAGCGGCGGCGAGTGAATGAAACCTTGCCGAAGCGATGGTTGCTGCTTTGCATCTGTATCTCCCATGGAATATATTTTTCAACGGCTTGGGCTTATGGTGGCTGTGGCCGTGATGGCTGAGGCCATGACCGGAGGCGCTCCCGACACTTGTGTCCCTTCCGGCGCCTCACCAATGCCCTGAACATCAAACACTGGCTTGCCAGCCTGCAATGGCGGTCCGGCCAGGGGCGGTCCGGCCAGGCTCAGGCGAGCGCGGCCATCGAGCGTGGCAAAGTTGCGGTGCGCGCCGGTGAGGATGGCGGAGTTGGGTGTCATGGGAGCAGTGCTCCTCTCAATTGGTCAAATCATAATCACGATTGCTCTGACCAATTTTTTGGCGCCAGTCAAATTCACTGCGTCGATCATTGATAATTGACTGCGCCTATCATTCAGTAAATTCATATGATGATGGGCGGTTAAATGAGTTATGAGGTATTTAAGTCTGAAAATTTATCTTATTATTTATGTATATTATCTTATAAAAGATGAATTTATTAAAATAACTAACGGTGTAATATATATTTAAAATGTGTCGTTTTGAGTTTTTATGTAATGAATTTTCAGAGGATTTAATTTTACCGTCTTGGCGGAGGGGGTGGCCAGCAAAAAATTCATCATTGGTTATTCGGCGCCCATGCCATGGGCGTAAATTCTGCCGCTTTCTTTAATGCAGGCGGCGGTTTCCGCCTGCATGTTGGTGTCCGACGCGGGCGGTCCATCCAGCATGACGTAAAGCGTAATGGGGCAGCGCGGTGAGTTTGCACGCACAAGGCAGTCATTGCCTTGGTTGTTCCAGCCCATACAGACCGCTGGAATGGATGAGGCCACCGCTCGTCATGGCGGGCAGGAGATAGTCTGACGAGACCGGGGCGGCCAATTCACCGTCATCCCGGACTTTATAGATAATTCCTATTTTTTCAGAATATGTCTTGATATCATAAAATTAAATATAAAAATCATAATATATTTCTTGATCGTTTCTGTGCTTGTCAATATTGATCATAGATTTAATCGATCGGATATTTTGCAGCCGTCATCATCGGGCGCACAATTGGCGCAGAGACTCCATATCCTTGGGGCGCAGCGGACCACGCCATGGAGCGCAAGGGCGTCGGCCGACCGGGGCATAGGCGGCCATGGGCAGGCCGAAACCCTCACCGCCCAGTCGCTGCGCCAGTTCCAGCGCCTGCGCATGGGGCATGACCGCCACTTGTCCGTTCAGCGCCGGGGGCGGCGGCATCGGCCGGTCCACCCATGCCAGAACCACCTGATCGGGGCTTGCCGCCGCGACCAGAGCGGCCAGGTCGCGCCATTCGGCCATGCAGGGCGCGCACCATCGCGCACCCAGCAGAATGACCTGTCCTGCGCCCGAAGGCGCCTGAGCCGCCAGCGAGGGGGCCGCCAGAGACGGTGCCGCCAGAGACGATGCCGCCAGAAAAGCGCCGTAAAGGGCGATGGACAGTTTGCGCATCGCTACTTACTATGCCCATGAACGGGCTCTGTAAATCGGGAGAGTGTCTTGCAAATCTCGCGTATTACTCTGGCGGCGGCGCTGGTTTTGCAAATGACGGCGCCAGCGGCCGCGCAAACGGCGCCCGATGCCAGACCCGACCTCCAGACTTTGTTCAATGCCGCCACCCAGGCGTGGGTGGATAATGATTGCGCCAAGGCGCTTCCGATCTTTGCGCAATTGGCCGATGATCCGCGCATCAGGCCGGGCACTTTGCCCTATGCCGCGATTGCGGTGCGGCGCGGCGATTGCCTGATCGCCACAGGGCAAACCGCGCAGGGCGAGCTTATGGTCCAGCAAGGCCTGCCTCAATTGACCCGCGCGGGGGAGGAATTCGCCAATGAGGTGGTGCGCGTCGAGCAGAGGCTGGGCAATCTGGCCGCGGCGCGATGGGATCATGATACGGCGCTGGCCCATTACAAGGCCGCGCTGGCCCTGCTTAAGGGGCAGGATCGGTCGCAGACGCTGATGTGGCTGGCGCAACTGACCAGTTTTGACAGCGACAATCAGGCGCTGGACGCGGCGGAGGAAGGCTATGCGCTGGCTTCGGCGGGCCCCAAGCCTGACAAACATGCGCAGGGCATGTGGCAGATGGTCAAAGGGCGCATCCTGCTCAATCGCGGCCGGGTCAAGGAAGGACGCGCGGCGTTGGAGCAGGCGCTCAAGCTCAGCCCCGGCACCAATGGCCGCCTTTCGGTCGAGGAGGCGCTGCTGCGCGCCGATCTGGCGCAGGCGGCTATGCTGACGAAGGATCGTGAAACGGCCTATCGCTATATGGCCGAATCCGGCGCAGGTCGGCTGGAAAAGTCCCTCTTTACCAAGGCGGGGCAAATGGAACCCCCGATGTGCGGCCCCGACACCGGGCTGGAGCCGGAGGATCGCGCCGTGGTTGAATTCACCATCAGCGATCAGGGCCAGGTGGAAAGCGCGCGGACCGTTTATGCCAACGGCTCCTATGCCAAAGCCTCCGCCTTTGCCCGTGCGGTACAACAATGGGTATGGCCGCGCGAAGATGCCGCGCGCATTCCTGAGTTCTTCCGCATCGCCACGCGGGTCGAGATCGTGTGTACCCGCGCGGAAGGTACAGGCGGTATTTCCGCCCTCAATCCGCTGCTCACCCGGTTTTCGCAATGGGCGCCTGCGTCGGACGGGCTGCCATGGTCGCGCTGGCTGGCGGCGGCCGAGGCGGCGCAGAAGGCGGGCAAGGATGATGCCGAACTGGCGGCGCTTGTGCGACTGGCGCTGGTCGATCTGCGCGGGGCACAGGACCGGCTGGCTTCGATTGAGCGCGGACTGGTGCTGGCGCGGGGCGGATCGCGGGCCATTCCTGCCGAGGCTGCACATGCTGCGCTGGTGCTGCTCGAATCCTCGCGGCCCCAAACGGGTCATAAAGGGGAGGATAGGGAGCGGGTGGCGATGGATCAGTTGCTGGCGCTGGCCGATGATCCGGCGTTGGCGCAGGATGCGTTGGCGCAGGACAGCGCGCTGTCTATCGCCGCGCCTCGCCGTCCGCGTTCCGATCAGGCCGAGCGCGCCCGCGCCGCGCTGATCCGCGTGGCGCAGGACCAGAGATTGGCCGAACATCATCCCCTGCGCCAGTTCGCGCAATTGCGGCTGGCCAATGAGGCGGCGCGCAGCGGCGATCTGGACAAGGCCGGGCAATGGTTCGCCGCCACCGGTCTGACACAGGAGCAGTGCGCGTTGATCGGCCCGCGCCCGGCGTTGACCAATAACAACAGCGCGCCATCGCATTTCCCGACCGAGGCGCTGCGCTATGGCTTCGAGGGATGGGCGCGCACCGAATTCGATATTGAGGCCAATGGCCATACCGCACAGGTCCGCACGGTGATCGCCTATCCGCCCTTTGTCTTTACCGATGCGGCGCGCGATATGTTTACCGGGGTGCGTTATCAGCCCAGCTATCGCCCCGAACGCGGCGCGGCATGTAGCGCCAGCAGCGATTTTGTGCGTTTTGTCATCCCCGGCAATATAAACACGGTCAAAGTGATCAAGCCCAAGAGTTGAGGAGCGGACAGCGGGTTCAAAGCGGGCGAGGAGGGCGCGCCATGGGGCGCAGCAGGGCATCGCCCGCTATCGCCAGCACATTGCCGCCCCACAAGAGCAGCACAGCGCCCAGCGCCAGCACCATTTCCCGTGGCGAGGCGGGATGGGCAGGCAGGCTGTGCCGCCCGATGAAGAGCAGCCGCGCCAATCCCGCCGCCATCGCCAGTAGCGCCACGCCTGTCAGCCTGAGCGCGCGATCGGTATGGGGGCCGGGTATGAAGTCGGGGAAGCGGTGGATGGATGACATCGGACAATTCCTGCCTTTGAGCAGGGCCATACCTAGGCTCGATGGGCGTTAAGCCTCCACGCGAAGCTGGGCGCCATGGCGTGAATTCTGCATAAAACCGGCCACGATCGGCAGACATGAAAAAACGGGCGACCGTTGGGCCGCCCGTTCAGGATGGGGGTATGTTCTCTTTATAGCACGAGGGAGTCTGCACCTCGTGTGGGGTAATGGCTTTTAGAAGGTGATCTGCACTTCGCCGCCGAAGGTGCGGGGCGGGTTGAAGTTGCCGTAATCGCCCAGCACCGCATCATTCGCGCCCGAGCGGCGATAGATGTAGGTGGTGTTGAACAGGTTGCGGCTCCACACCGAGAAGGTCGCCTTGGTCGCGCCGCTCATCGGCACCGAGGCCAGAGCGATGCGGCCGTTGACCACAAAGCTGGCGTCGGTCTTCACCGGCTCGTTCTGGAAGCTGTACTGCGACTGGGCATAGTTGGCGTCCAGATGCACGCGCACTTCGCTGCCGTTGGCGTTCACCGGCATCACGTAATCGGCATAGGCCGAGGCGGCGTTGCGCGGCGTATAGACCACATAGACCTGATACAGGGCATTGTTCAGGAAGGGGTTCGCCGTGGCCGGAACCTGCGTATAGGTATAGGCATAGGACGCGCCCAGCGTGACGCCTTCAGCCGGCTTGACCGTCAGGTCGGCTTCGATACCGCGGATCTTGGACGTGCCCGGCGCGTTGCGGGTTTCCTCGGTGTGCAGGTTGAAGGTCGGGCTGTTGGGGTTGGTGTCGACGTTGTCGAAGTCGGTCTGCGTGCCGGTGCGGTCCATCATGTAACCGGCAAGGTTCAGGCGGACGTGATGGTCCATCAGGTCCATCTTGGTGCCGATTTCATACGAGCGCACGACTTCGGGGCCAAACGAGTTGAACGTCTGCGAACGGTCGTTGGCGCCGCCGGCGCGATAGCCGGTCGAGTATTTGGCATAGAGGTTGACGTTGCGCGTCAGCTCATAGGCGGCAACGGCCAGCGGATCGAAGCGGCTGACGCTTTCGTTGAACAGGAAGTTCGTCGAAACGCCCTGCACCAGATACAGCGTGCCGTGACGCTTTTCATTGGTATAGCGGCCGCCCAGCGTCAGGTGGAATTTGTTGCCCAGCCATTCGGGCGTATAGGTCATCTGGCCAAAGGCGGCATAGCTGCGGGCATAGGCCTCGCTGGCGCGCTGCAGGAACTGCTGGCCGATGGCCCAGCCCTGGTTCTTCGAAGTGACGGGGCCCGACACCGTTTCGCTGTTGATCGTGTAGCCGGTGCCGTCCGCATTCCAGGTGTTCGACGCAGGCGTCGAAGCCTGTTCCTGGGCGCGTTCGTTGAAGTAATAGCCGCCCAGCACATAGTCGACCTGCGGGATGCTGCCCACCAGTTGCAGTTCCTGGCTGAACTGACGCTGGTTCAGGTAGGACAGGCTATAACGGCTGAAGCCGGTGTTGGGGGCAAAGATGGTGCGCGCGGCGCCGCCCGAATTGTCCCACTGGTCGGTCGAAACGCGGCGCCATGCGGTGATCGAGCGCAGCTCCATGCCGGGCATCACCTTATAGTTCAGGTGCAGCGAGGTGCCTTCGGTGCGGTCGACGCTGGGCTGCTGCGGCACGCCGATCGGGGCGGTCGACAGGCGGCTGCCGCCCGTGGGGGTGACCAGCGGCGAGAGCGGGGCGATGCAGGTCTTGCCGGCGGTGCAGCTGGCGCCATTCAGCGTCAACGACGAGCCGTTATAGGTGCCGACCGGCAGGCCATTGGGGTTGTAGTTGATCAGCTGGCTGAAATTGGGCGTGTTTTCGTCGCGGCCCTTGTCATAGGACACCAAGGCCGAGAAACCCTGAACCGGGGTCCACTTGGCGCTGATGCGGCCGCCCACGCGCTCATACTGGTTCCAGCCGGCCTGACCCGCCAGCGGGTTCTTGACGGTGGCATCCTGATGCTGTTCCACCGCGTCGATCTTGACCGCGATATTGTTGAATTCGGG harbors:
- a CDS encoding TonB-dependent receptor codes for the protein MNAGIAHAADAAPAEGNGTGLTDIVVTATKRETNLQKTPVAISVVSEQVIKDRHVQSLIDLADGGVPSLRVATFEARQSALTVGIRGIVPFDQNQTARDSGVGVYIDGVYLARSQGLNAALFDVQRIEVLKGPQGTLFGRNTEGGAVSIVTRDPSGQFGGRFSAGVGNYGSHTAEGHLDLPEFNNIAVKIDAVEQHQDATVKNPLAGQAGWNQYERVGGRISAKWTPVQGFSALVSYDKGRDENTPNFSQLINYNPNGLPVGTYNGSSLTLNGASCTAGKTCIAPLSPLVTPTGGSRLSTAPIGVPQQPSVDRTEGTSLHLNYKVMPGMELRSITAWRRVSTDQWDNSGGAARTIFAPNTGFSRYSLSYLNQRQFSQELQLVGSIPQVDYVLGGYYFNERAQEQASTPASNTWNADGTGYTINSETVSGPVTSKNQGWAIGQQFLQRASEAYARSYAAFGQMTYTPEWLGNKFHLTLGGRYTNEKRHGTLYLVQGVSTNFLFNESVSRFDPLAVAAYELTRNVNLYAKYSTGYRAGGANDRSQTFNSFGPEVVRSYEIGTKMDLMDHHVRLNLAGYMMDRTGTQTDFDNVDTNPNSPTFNLHTEETRNAPGTSKIRGIEADLTVKPAEGVTLGASYAYTYTQVPATANPFLNNALYQVYVVYTPRNAASAYADYVMPVNANGSEVRVHLDANYAQSQYSFQNEPVKTDASFVVNGRIALASVPMSGATKATFSVWSRNLFNTTYIYRRSGANDAVLGDYGNFNPPRTFGGEVQITF